The DNA sequence GATGTAGAAATTGTTGTTGAAGTTATAGGAGGTCTTGAGCCCGCAAGAAGTCTGATTCTCAAGGCAATCAAGTCCGGCAAATCTGTAGTTACTGCAAACAAAGCTGTTATCGCAAGACATGGTGAGGAAATTGCAGAAGCCGCAATTTCTTCAGGTGTTTATGTACTCATAGAAGCAGCAGTAGGTGGAGGGATCCCAATTATCGAACCGTTAAAACAATCACTAGGAGGCAACATAATTCAAAAGGTCACTGGAATTGTGAATGGAACTACGAACTACATTCTGACCAGGATGGCAAAGGAAGGTGCTGACTACGAAGCCGTATTAAAAGAAGCTCAATCTCTTGGCTATGCAGAGTCTGATCCCATGGCAGATGTAGAGGGCCTCGATGCAGCAGATAAGATCTCGATACTCAGCAATCTTGCTTTTGGTGGGCCAATTAAAAGAGCATCTGTACCAACCAAAGGGATAAGCACTCTTCAAAATAGAGATGTTGACTATGCAAATCAGTTGGGTTATGAAGTCAAGCTTTTAGCTATAGCTGAGAGACTTGCTAGCAATCTTGAAAACAACTCTTCACTCCCATTAGCAGTAAGAGTTGAGCCAACACTATTACCAACCGGCCATCCACTTGCAGAAGTTAATGGAGTAAACAACGCAATTCTTGTTGAAGGAGATCCAATCGGAGAAGTAATGTTCTATGGACCTGGAGCAGGAGCAGGACCTACCGCCTCAGCAGTAGTGGCAGACATACTTAATATTGCAGGGATAAAACTTATGGGAGGGGAAAAGACGTCTCTAGACCCTCTACTCTCAGCATCTAGCTGGAGAGAATGCCATTTAGCAAAGCCAAAAGAAATTTTACAAAAGAACTATGTCCGTCTCATTGCTAAAGATGCTCCAGGGGTAATTGGTCAAATTGGGAAAATATTTGGATCTCACAATGTCTCAATTCAATCAATAGTCCAATTCGATGCTAGTGAAGAGGATGCGGAAATCGTTGTAATTACTCACAAGGTGTTCAAAGGTTTACTGACAGATTCTCTTTCTGAGATACAGCAACTCCCAGAGATCAAACAAATTGCAGCCCATCTAAGTTGTCTTTAAACAAAGTCATATATGGCAAATTCATTCAGGAATTGTTAATTGTAGTGAGAGCGGGTTCATTCTTAGCAAGTCTATGGACTTAAAGGAAAATAGGTTCCAACAAGCTAGCGAGAGGGTTGAGGAAGTACTTCATCAGGGTGATTGTGTGCAACTCGTAAATGACAAGAACCTCTTTCAAATAATTGGAATAGATGATGAGCATGAAAAATGTTGGGTAAGACAATGGCCACTACTGCCACAAGGTTCGCCTGTTTTCGAAGTACCAATTGAACAAATTGCCTCTCCTGCAATCAAGGCATAAAAAACTTCTAGCCAACAATCCTGAGAAAGGAGTGCTTTGATGACCTTATTATTTAAATCCAAAGCCAAGGCCTACAGAAAGCTATTAACATTACTAGCTACTTCTCTAATAATCATCACTCAAACCTCTTGTAAGGCAACTAAAGAATCAGATCGAATAATCGTTGCAAGCAAAGGGAAAATTGAATCGTTAGATCCTGCCCAAGCCAATAAGTTGTTGGCAATTCAACTTATTAGTGCTTTAGGAGACCCTCTATACAGAATTAATGAATCAGGTTTACTTGAGCCAAGACTTGCAAAAGACTATCCTCAGATAAGCAAAGATGGTTTAACTATTTCAATAGCTTTGAGAGAAGATGTACTTTTTCATGACGGGACACCTTTTAATGCAGATGCTATGGCATTTAGTATTAAACGTTTTATGGAAATAGGTACTCTTAATTATGTAATAGGAGAAAAAATAACCAAAATTGAAACACCAGGTCCTTTTTTGATTCGCCTTAGACTAAATAAACCTTCAAGTTCTATAAAAGGATTACTCAGTTCTATAAACCTGACCCCAGTATCTCCCAAAGCATATTTAGAGCATCAGGATAAATTCTTAAACAAAAAATTCATTGGAACAGGTCCCTATCAATTAGATAGCTTTACTCCAGAAAGACAACGTTTAATACCATTCCCACGTTATTGGGATAAAGCCCCAAAAAACCTTGGAATTGACTATGTAAGTTACACAACTTCTACATCTCTTTTTAGCGCAATTAAAACTGGTCAGGTAGATGTTTTATTGTCCAACTCAGTTGAAGATGGGCACCGATTAGCTCTTCATAAACTTTCAAAGAAAGGAAAGCTTATAGAAGGGATTGGACCGGCTATGCAAATTGGATATATTGCCTTTCGTAGTAATTCAGCGCCACTGGATAATAAGATTTTAAGATCGGCCCTTTCATACAGCCTTGATAGAAATCTTATTTCTAGAAAAGTAGGTTATGGGTTAAGAGAGCCTTTAAGATCAATAGTTCCACCTATTCTAAAAACCAGTAAAACATCACCTTGGCCAAAATATAATCCTCAAATTGCAAGAGACTTGTTTAAGAAAGCAGGCTTATGTGATTCCAACAAAGTGACAATCCCTTTGACATTTAGATCAAACGTTCCTGCAGACAAACTATTAGCGCTTACTTGGCAAGAACAATTAGGAAGAGATTTTTCAGATTGTATAACAGTTAAACTCAATGGAGTTGAGTCTACGACTGTATATAAGCAGCTTGCAGAAGGAGCCTATGAAGCAGTCATACTTGGCTGGACTGGAGAATACCCTGATCCAGAGGCATATTTATCACCGTTACTGGACTGCACTAAAAGTCAAGGTTCCACTTGCTTAGAGGGAGAGGCTGTTTATGGTGGAACTTTTTGGGCATCAAATCAAATTAAAACCTCACTTGAACAAAGCGAAAATCTACAAGGTTCTCAAAGACTAGAAAAATTATCCGAAATTGAATTTTTAGCGGCCGATGGAGCCGCAATATTACCTGTTTGGCTTGTAAAGCCTAGAGCTTGGGCTCAACCTAATTTTTCTCGACCAAAGTTTGATGGGAACGGAAGATTATTACTAGACCGTCTTCAAAAAGCAATAAATGAATAGAGCAACAGCTCTTCTTAAATACTCAGCAACGAGGCTTGCTTTAGCTCCAATCATGCTATGGCTTATATCAAGCATGGTTTTTCTTCTTTTAAGGGTTGCTCCTGGAGATCCTGTAGATGCAGTACTCGGCAACAGAGCCGACGCTCTAGCAAGGGAAGTAATGCGAGCAAAGCTTGGATTAGATCAACCACTATTCAATCAATATTTAAATTTCTTAAATGGTCTTATACATGGAGACCTCGGGGAATCACTAAATACCCAAGAACCAGTCAGTCAAATAATTGTCAAAGCCTTGCCAGCAAGTCTTGAATTAGGGCTTACAGCAATAATTGTTGCATTAGTAATTGGCTTTGGAGTCGGCTTTACTGGCATAGCCAGACCTGAAGGTAAAACAGATTTAGCAGGCCGCTTATATGGGATTGGAACATATGCATTGCCACCCTTCTGGGCAGCAATGTTAATTCAATTATTTTTTGCTGCGAACTTGGGTTGGTTTCCAGTTGGTGGTCGATTCCCAGTTACTTATTTACCCCCCGAAGGCACAGGGTTCTTAATAATCGACAGCCTTCTAAGTGGAAACTTTTTAGCTTTAAAAGATGCACTTATGCATTTATTTCTTCCAGCAGGAACTTTAGGCTTTTTACTAAGTGGTATCTTTAGTCGATCTTTAAGAGTAAACCTCGAAAAAACTTTAAAAGCAGGTCATATTGAAGCAGCAAGATGTAGAGGAATAAAAGAAAGAAAGATTCTTTTATTTCATGCACTTCCTAATTCTTTACTTCCTGTCCTCACAATTACAGGACTAACAGTTGCTTCTTTAATTGGAGGTGCTCTACTAATAGAGATAACATTTTCTTGGCCTGGTATAGCCTTACGGTTGCAAGAGGCAATCAGTCAAAGAGACTATCCAATTGTTCAAGGAATTATTGTAGTAATATCAATGTTAGTGGTGTTTATAGGTGTTTTTGTTGATTTATTAATTGCATTAATTGATCCTAGAGTTAGTTATTAATTTCCAATAACTTTTCTAGTAGTGGAATGATCTAAAATATGAAATTTTAAATTCATATTAGTTGTATTCTCTAAAGTCGGAAGAGGTTTACCATCCTCCAATTGATCCAGATAACGTATTATTTGTGAAGCAAGCAACCCTTGTACTGACAATGGATAAGTCCCGACCAAAGCCTCACCTAATTGAAAGAGGTCCTCTCCTTTAGAATGATCAGTCTGATTTTTAACTCTTATTGGGGAAAAATGACTTGCCCCTTCAATAACTAGGACTCTACTAAATGGATTAGGTTTAGTAGAAAGCAGTAGGCCTAATTGCTCACTAAGAGCTGGAGTAATTAAATCAAAGGTTCCTCCTGTAAGAAATACAGGTACATTTAATTTTAAGGTAGAAGGATCAGGCCAAAGCAAACTACCAAAACTATTAATACCTACTATTGCCTCTAACTGAGTGATCTCAGAGAAAGTTGGGAGTGGAACATCTACCAATTGACATTGCAGAAGTCTTGAAAGGTTTGTAATAGAAAAATCATCAAGCGCATTTTTGCAACGTTCAAGCAACCCTGTTTGAGGGAGATTTCCTGATGCAAGAAATGCAGTTAGCGCTCCTAATGAATGACCCATTAAAACAACTTTTTCACCAGGAACCGTAAACAGCTCCTTCTCTCTAGCTAATAGAACCGCACGCAAATCAGAAAGCCTATAAGGAAATACTTCTGCTCCGCTTGGGGCAGGAAGGCTGCCATCAACCAATGAATTAAGAGCCTTCGAATCACTACCAGGGTGATCAAGAACTACAACTGGCCAACCCTGATGACTGAGACTTCGGGCAAGCCAACGGAAATGTAATTGATCACCACCTAATCCGGGCATAAAAACAATCCAACTTTTACGAGGCTCATCCCTTGCTAGTGGATTCCATACTTCAACATTCAAAGCTTCAGTTCGATGTGGAACATTCAATTTGACCACTTCATATATTGATTCTTTTAATTCATTAAGAGACTTACCTTCTTCTATATCGGATTCTTTTGCCTTGAAGGCATCATTTGTTTCTAAAGAAAGTCTTCTTAGGTCTGTTAGAAGCTTTTGCTGACCTTTTAACTCATCTTTCCAACTACTAACCACCTGAACCCATGCGTTTAAATCAAAATGAATGACTTCAGCTGGCAATGATTTCAATAAATCTAAAGCAGAGACCTTTTCTTGATCCTCAAGCAATGACTCCAAAGTATTAAAAACTTTTGTCCCGGAACTATCCTCATCTAATCGGACAACATCACTTACTTCATCTAACAGCTTTCGCCCAACCCAGCTCCTTAATAGCTGTCTTGCCATGCTTTTATCTTTAACAAGAGGAGCCTGTAGAGATTGAGATAATGCGAACCTACTTTCAAACCCAAGCATATTTAACCAAACAGCTAATTCTGAATTCATATCACTATCAGATTCGCCGGAATCCATTTTCGATTCAACATCTTTACTCCAATCTGACAATTCCTTTATAGAAATTGGAATAGTCACATCTTCAAAATGAAACTCAACTCTTTCAGCAGCATGCAGCTGACCAACTCTTAAATGGCAAGAAAACAAGTTGGTTAACAAACCAAGAGCAATTATTCTTCTTATTGAACGTCTTGAAGACAACGCCAAAACTCAAATCGTGGTGGAACCAGTTCCCCCCAAAATTACGCCTTCTAACTAGAGGTCGATTTTTTGCTTCTGTAGGAGCTGGTGGTGTTCTTTATTTAACTCCATTGGTTTTCAATGATCTATCTTTTTCAGCAAGTGAAATTGGCAGTGGTCTTACAGCAGCTGCAATTGCTGGAACTATTACAAGATTAATAACTGGCCTTTACCTAGATAAAGGGGTTCATTTAGCCACACCGTTAAAAATAGCTGCAATAAATGTAATTCTTGCTGATTGCATTCTCCTAAGTGCTCACTCATACAGTGCGTATGTAATAGGAGAACTTTTTTTGGGGGCCGCTGCAGGAGTGTATTGGCCATCAGTAGAGTTAGCGGTACCTGCTAGCTGCGAAAGTTTCCAATCCAGCAAAGGCTTTGCTCTCGTGCGAAGCGCTGATGCACTAGGAGTCAGTATTGGTGCATTGATTGGAGCATTTTCGGCATTAATCGACGCTATTAGATTAATTTATTGTTTGGAAATTATTTGCATGTTTGGACTTATTGCTCTGTTAGATAATATAAAGAGCTTCCATAGTTTTAAGTCAATTGGCAAATCTAAAGAAGAGTTATCAAAACTAAAGTCCACACAGGAATCAAAAGACTATATAAGATTTATCCCTAAGCTTTTTCCAATACTAGTTGTAAGTTTGTTATCCACTGGGATTCTTTCACTTTTACAAAGCGCATTGCCAATTGATTTAGTATTAGGAGGAGTTAATAGGCCAGCAATTAATAATAGCTCTATTGGAATACTAATAGCAATACAACTTAGTCTACTATTATTAATTCAGTGGCCAATAGGCAATTGGCTAACAAAAAAGGATGTACGTTTTGGCTTAGGTTTAAGCCTTTACAGTTTTTCAATAGGTTGTTTATTATTGTCTTTGTCAAGCATATTTAAAGAAGGTCTTATTTTGACAGCGATAGGGTTAATAGCTGTCTCAATAGGACTAGCATCTTTTCTTCCTACCGCAACAGAGGCAATAGTACAGATTTCACCTGAGAGATATAGGGGAATTACAATGGCAGTATATTCTCAATGTTTTGGCATTAGCGCCTTATTAGCACCACTAATTGCAGGTATTATTATTGATACAAACGGCAACGCAGTGCTTCTTTGGTCACTTACGAGTTTTTGCTGTATAGCTGTTACACCATTAATCCAAAAGATAAAGCCTATTATTACCTAGATTACCAATCATTAATTATATTCAAAGATAAATCCATCTTTTTCTAGCTCTATCATTCGAAGCTCTCTTAAAAAGAGAAACAATGGAGCCGCGAATGCAAAAGCAATAACAAACATACTAATAATTACTAGCCAAAAATGCTTGATTTTTAATCTACGTGCTTCAGAAAACATCCATATAGTCGTTGCACCCGCTCCTATAAATAAATCTCTAGAAAGAGACTGTGCCGCTGGATTTATATTTGCAAGTTTTATAAAGTTATCAAGATCGAAAGACGGACCATAATTGTTTATAAAGTCAATATTAGCTAGCATAGGTAGAACAGCGCCGAGAATGGCAAGCAATACGTAAATACAACTCAGAAAGTAACGCTTGCTAGGCATTTGATTTAAGTCCGTTAAATTAAAGACAAGAATCCCTAAGATAAAGTAGTCAAGGCATACTTAGCAAATCATTTTTTATGGATACCTACACATCCAAAGATTTGCCTTTATTTCCCAATTTAAAACTTGCAGTTGTAGGGCACGTTGAGTGGATAAGTTTCATAGGTGTTAAAGGTCTTCCCAAGCCAGGAGATATTATTCACGCAAGCAACTTTAGAGAGGAACCAGCTGGAGGAGGAGCTGTAGCAGCAATACAACTCGGAAAGCTTACTAAGCAGACTGTTCATTTCTTTACATCATTAGGCAAAGACAGAAATGGAATAGAAAGTTATAAAAAATTAGAAGATAATGGTCTTAAGTTACATGTTGCCTGGAAAGATGAGCCGACCAGGAAAGGGATTAGTTTCGTTGACGAAAAAGGGGAAAGGACAATAACTGTTATCGGTAAAAGACTACAACCTACTTCGAATGACTCTTTGCCATGGCAAATATTAGATGGTTTTGATGGTATTTTCATAACAGCTACAGACGCCAAGGGTATTCAACTTTGCAGAAATGCAAAAAACATTGTTGCCACTCCTAGAGTGGGAGTTCAGACATTAAAAGAAGCCAATATTGAGCTAGATGCGTTAGTTGGGAGTGCACTAGATTTAGCTGAACAAATTCCAATAATGGACCTGTATCCTCAACCTAAAAAACAAGTGGCTACAGAAGGTGCTCAAGGTGGTTACGTAATCCCTGGAGGCAGGTATAAAGCAGTCAAACTAAATCACAAAATAATTGACTCATATGGCTGCGGGGATAGTTTTGCAGCAGGACTAACTGCCGGGTTAGCAGCTGGCTGGGAAATTAACAAAGCCTTAAACCTAGCAGCAAAATGTGGTGCTATATGTACAACTTTCTTTGGACCATATATATAATCAAAATCAATAGGAAGCACTTCTAGCATTTCTAAAGTGGGTACTTCTACTCAAAATTCAAAGCAAATGATCTTTAAGAAGGGTTCTCAGGACGAGTTATATAAAAGTAAAAGCCTTGTTTCTCTAGCAATATTCTCAATATTAATCTTTTTCATCCTTTTCTTAGAATCAATAATCATCTTAATATCAATTTTCTGGAAAGGTATTCTAAAGAAAGAAGTCCTTTCAAAAAGAAGCAACATTGGGTTTGATATTGAAATAATTCAAAGGTCCTAAGCGTTGAATTTTTATTCACAAAGCTAACAAAGCATGCGACTTACTCTAGGGCTGATAATAATTTTAGTAGTTATTTATATATCAATCAAGCATTGGAAGGTGTTATTAAATATTAAAAGCATAAGAATCTTCCAGAATGTTATTAAATCTAGGCTAGAAAAGAGATTCCTTATAGAGAAATTGCATAACAATTATTATAATGAATTATTATTAAGCCCTGAGTTAAATATAAAGATAAACTCTTCAGGAAACTATGATGAGCAAATAGAAAAGACAAATTTACATAGAGCCAGGCTGGCAAAGTTTGGCCAATCAAAAATGAATGGAGTTACATTTTTCAAAGGCCCTAAGGGAGGCATTTATATCTATACCAAAAATGGGAAGAAAAGATATTTATAATTAGCTTGATAGAATTATTAGAATCCAATTGATTGTTTAAATAAAAGGATGGTTTATTATTTAATATAATGCCAGTCTTTGATTTTGAATCTATTCTATAAAGTTATCGAAATTATGAATAAAGATACCTAGGAGGATCTTCACACTTAAGTCTCTATAGAAAAAATTATTATTCCTTCCTATGTTTTATATTCCTGAAAGTTTATATTATTAGGGTATATTTTATCTTTTTCATCTAATACTTCAAAGGTATATAGCAGAAAAGGAGCGCATAGACTAAAAACTACAAATAAGGCAGCGATTTGGGATGGCCTGATAAATTTATACTTCTCTAAGTCTTCTCCACATATACTGCAAATAAGATCTTTCTTCCTAGGTTTAGTTATAGTTTGATAATCAGATGAGCAGAAAGGGCAATAATAGCGAGGCATATAATAAGAAAAAGATAAGAGCTTATAAATAAATCGCTTATAGATAAATTTGAGAATAAAATTGATTAATTTAAAATAGTGCCTGAAAGTTGTCTTAATTAGCCTTTCACTTCAGACAGAAGTTGTTCTTCGCACCTGATTAGATCAATGCAGTTGGGATGATCCTTGATGTATTTGTTGAATTCCATTGCAAGCATTCTTGCTTCAAAAGAGTCGGCTGCATAAAAGCAGTTTTCTAACTTTCCATTATCGAAAGAGCGATAACGAACTGTATAAGGCCTGAGATGATTCATTGACTCCTTTAAGGAGGTCAACTTAACTATCTCTCTTAACTCAGTTAAATTTCCACAAATGTCTTCCAAAGGAGATAAAGGGAAGGTTCGTAAAAACACCTTTAAGAAAGGTTCCTTGTTCCTATGAACCTGGCATAGCTGGCTTATAGCCTCCTAAATTGTCTGAGCACTCAAGGCTATCCCTTGTTGCGATACCCGTTTTTGGATTAACTCCTTCTGCAATTTCGCATAAGTTACGTTGATCATCCCTATCTAAAACCGAATCACTAAAGTCTGCGCCAGCTATAAGAGCCCCAGCGAAACTACTACCTGATGCAATCATATTTACTAGAACGGCATTTCTTAAGTCGGTTTTTTGAAAATTGACTCGGTCAGAAAGAGTATCTGTTAAATCAATCCCATTAAGGTTTGATCCCTTTAAGTCAGCTAAAGTTACGACAGTCCCATGAAGATCTACATCGCTTAGATTCGCATCTCTTGCAGTAGCCCCAGCAATAGAAGACTTCGATAAATCTTGGCCATGAAGGTCAATGCCAGTAATTTGTGAACGTACATAATTAGGCACTTCATCTCCTTCTTGCAAAACAGCATGAGCTGAGCTGTAAGGAGTAATCAAAAGAAATCCTCCCAGAAGAAAAGCAACCAGGCGTAAAAGGAGTCGATATTTAATCATGGAGTTTCCCAACCAAATAATTCTTTTCAATTATCTCCCTTTAAGGAATAGATAATTGCTTATTAGATATATGCATTTACCTTAATTAAAAGCTTAGCAAGAGGAAAGGATCATTAATTGTCTTCTAGAGTGGCATACCCGAGATGTATTGATGAACGGAGGAATTTATCCAATAAAGGCCAAGGCATAACATGAGCAACAAGTTGAAGACAACTAACGTGCCTTCCATAAAAAATACTTCAGATTGACTTGATTGAAATTGTTCTGACTTTTGATTGAGCAACGTACTGAACTTGTCCTTCATCTAGAGATAATTGCCTTTCTCAGCAAATATAACTAGAAAATCCCAACGGCGTGATGCTTGAGCTATCTCAAATTTATACTTAATTTTTTTTTAATTTTAGAAACAAAAAAAACCTTATAAATAAAAAAACTCCTGATTTAAGAAAATATTTTCTAAGCTAATCAAATAAAATCGCTATTTACGTACAATGCCTCTAATTAATATTCGAACATCCGCAACTGAAATAACAGATACAAATGGATTCCTTAAAAAGGTTTCTTCAAAAATTGCAGAACTTACTTCAAAGCCTGAAATTTATGTTATGGCGACTTTGGAGTTTGATGCTCCCATGCTGTTTGGAGGTAGCTCAGAAGATTGCTGCTACATAGAAGTAAAATCAATAGGAGGAATAAATCCTTCTAGGATGTCAAATGATTTGTGCATGCTTATCAATGAGTCATTAGGCGTTCAAAAAGAAAGAATATATATAAATTTTGAGGATATACAGGCAAAGAACTGGGGTTATAACGCGACTACATTCGGTTAGACGAAATGATTCTATGCAAGTCAGATTCAAACGCAGTGCAAATGGAATCACAGGTAGGTATAAGCAAAAAAGCAGTTGACATTGTTTTTTGTTTTCACCCAAAAGATTCGTTCTTAAGAAAGTTAGAGCCTAAACAAATTACTCAATTATAAGAGCAGATATGATTTATTACGTACAGGAAATTACCCTTTTGAAAGGGCCTCATAAAGTATTAACCTTTAAAAATTAGAAATTTTTAAATGTCAACCAGTAAAAGAGAGGAAGTCAGCTCCCATTTGCGCTATATACGCCAAGAGCTAAGGGATTTAGACCAGATGCTTAATCAAGATGGTCTTCTTCCAGAATTAACTGAACTAAAAGAGGTTTATAACTCTCTCAATGCTTTACATGAACTAATTACAGGAAAAGTCAAAAAGAAGCCAAAGCCGGAATTTGATGACTAATGAGGGCTTATATATATCTCAAGTAATCTAAAGTTCCTTGCGTATGCATAGATATTTCTTAGCTTTTATACCTTAGGGAAGGTGGCTATCCCCAGAACCATAAGGAAATACGACTAAATTCCTGACATCTCTTGCTTAAGCTGCTCAGACCATTGAGATATTCGCGCGTCTGTCATATCTGACTCACTATCTTCATCAAGAGGGAGGCCACAAAACACATCTCCAATAGCACTCTTTGACTCATCAAATGTATATTCCTTTGTACTTACATAACCAACCATTGTTGCTCCAGCCTTTTTAAAAAAGCGGTGAAGCTCTTCCATTGCATCGCAATAGTTCTCAGTATAAGTAGATGAATCACCCAAACCAAAAATTGCCACTTTCTTACCAGAAAGATTTAGGCTGCCTATCTCTTCAAGGAGAGCGTCCCATGCTGTGCCAGATCTTTCTGAATCAGCTCCAGTATTCCAAGTAGGAATTCCACAGATAATTCCTTCATGATTGGTAAATTCGTTTAAATCATCAACATCAGACATATCTCTAGGAGATTCTGCTCCATCAAGCAAGCCATGAAGCCTTTCAGCTATATCCTCTGTCTTACCAGTAGTTGTTGCGAAGTAAATGCCTACAGTCATGTGAATCAACTAATAACATATTTGTCATAAATCATTAGTTGATTCTTGGAAGAACAGATATCACTTTCCAGTGTCTTCCGTGATACAAACGTTGGTCACAATGTTTTACTCCACTCAATAGAAGAATTAAAAAAGAGCCTCGTTAGAAAACGAGACTCTTTAGTGCAATCTAAAAGATCCTATTTTAAAGGTCTATCAAGATTTAATAGTAAAGGTGGCTGTCTTTTCATTTCCTATAGCACTAGTGACACTCTTGAAGTCAAAGCCTAAGGCTCTAAGGGCATGCCAGAAATGACCTTGAAGGAAGAAGAAGCCTAGATAATAATGCACATTAGCCAAGGCAGCTCTAGTGGAATGCCCCCAAAAAGCAGTCGCATCAGATAAATCTCCAGTATCTATCCAATATGGTGAAACTGAAAATTTAAATTCAAGTGGCTCACCATACCAAGCTTCTGGATAAACAGTGGTATTAGAAGCACACCAGAAAGCTGCAACAATAGCCATCCAACCAATGCCAGCTAGTGACCAAGAAAGTACTGCTTCAGCTGAAAGAAGTTCTGCTCCTTTAAACTTACTCCATTCACCTAGTCTTTTATCTTCCCAAGGGGTTGAGCCTGCAACTATATGAAAAGCACCCCCAGTAATCTCAACAAAAGCTAAGAAAGCATGGCCACCCATAACATCTTCAAGACTATCAATAGCAAGAAAGTCAAACTGCCTTTCCCAAATCATTGACAAGTCAAGATTGTAATTAACCTGGCGAATTGCTCCTACTGCAGGATCATAAATTCCGTGAATTCTCGCCCATTCAACAAACCAAATACATGCAACACCAAAAAATATAAGGTGGTGGCCAAGTATGAAGGTCTGATTATCAGGGTTATTCCACTCAAGCTTAAATTTCTTAGCTTGTAAGACTTCACTATCTTCTACATTCTCCTCAAATAGGATTGCATGAAGAAGTCCTCCTCCTCCATAAACCATTGAGAAGATAAGGTGAAAAATTGCAATGGTTGCAACACCAACCCCTGTCCAAACTCCAGCTTCATCAAAGCCAAGCCCAATAGAAGCAAGATGTGCCAGAAATAGAGAGCTTTGATGACCCATAGGTATTTCTGGGTTATATCTGGCTAGCTCCCAAAGAGTGCTGCCACCAGCCGCAAAGCAGATCAAGCCCGTATGGCCTATATGAGAGGCAATAAATCGGCCAGAGCGGTTGGTAACCACAGAATTACCAGCCCACCATCCATAGGTAACTTCTGGATTTCCATAGGTCTGCATAATTTTTAAGCAATACAGGCGAATATGGAATGAAGATTACACTGTGGTCAATAAATATGCGCAGAATAGTTAAAGGTCTTTATTTAGTTGTTGAGATTTTTTTTTGATCGATCAAAAAAAAACTGGATTCTGAAGGGTTTTTCGCAAAAAGCATCCATCAGAAATTGATTAGGAGTAGGAGGAAAATCCTTGCAGTGCAAAGCTTTATAAATTTCTTCGAATAAAAAAAAGCTCATTAGCAAAAATCATCCGCAGGCTTAAAAAAAGAATTTCAGAAAAAGGAGAAATTATAAAAAATATGATCTGGCACTCTCTTCGAG is a window from the Prochlorococcus marinus str. MIT 9211 genome containing:
- a CDS encoding DUF2834 domain-containing protein; the protein is MPSKRYFLSCIYVLLAILGAVLPMLANIDFINNYGPSFDLDNFIKLANINPAAQSLSRDLFIGAGATTIWMFSEARRLKIKHFWLVIISMFVIAFAFAAPLFLFLRELRMIELEKDGFIFEYN
- a CDS encoding phenylpyruvate tautomerase MIF-related protein; the encoded protein is MPLINIRTSATEITDTNGFLKKVSSKIAELTSKPEIYVMATLEFDAPMLFGGSSEDCCYIEVKSIGGINPSRMSNDLCMLINESLGVQKERIYINFEDIQAKNWGYNATTFG
- a CDS encoding chlorophyll a/b binding light-harvesting protein, with translation MQTYGNPEVTYGWWAGNSVVTNRSGRFIASHIGHTGLICFAAGGSTLWELARYNPEIPMGHQSSLFLAHLASIGLGFDEAGVWTGVGVATIAIFHLIFSMVYGGGGLLHAILFEENVEDSEVLQAKKFKLEWNNPDNQTFILGHHLIFFGVACIWFVEWARIHGIYDPAVGAIRQVNYNLDLSMIWERQFDFLAIDSLEDVMGGHAFLAFVEITGGAFHIVAGSTPWEDKRLGEWSKFKGAELLSAEAVLSWSLAGIGWMAIVAAFWCASNTTVYPEAWYGEPLEFKFSVSPYWIDTGDLSDATAFWGHSTRAALANVHYYLGFFFLQGHFWHALRALGFDFKSVTSAIGNEKTATFTIKS
- a CDS encoding PfkB family carbohydrate kinase, whose translation is MDTYTSKDLPLFPNLKLAVVGHVEWISFIGVKGLPKPGDIIHASNFREEPAGGGAVAAIQLGKLTKQTVHFFTSLGKDRNGIESYKKLEDNGLKLHVAWKDEPTRKGISFVDEKGERTITVIGKRLQPTSNDSLPWQILDGFDGIFITATDAKGIQLCRNAKNIVATPRVGVQTLKEANIELDALVGSALDLAEQIPIMDLYPQPKKQVATEGAQGGYVIPGGRYKAVKLNHKIIDSYGCGDSFAAGLTAGLAAGWEINKALNLAAKCGAICTTFFGPYI
- a CDS encoding MFS transporter, whose amino-acid sequence is MNVLKTTPKLKSWWNQFPPKLRLLTRGRFFASVGAGGVLYLTPLVFNDLSFSASEIGSGLTAAAIAGTITRLITGLYLDKGVHLATPLKIAAINVILADCILLSAHSYSAYVIGELFLGAAAGVYWPSVELAVPASCESFQSSKGFALVRSADALGVSIGALIGAFSALIDAIRLIYCLEIICMFGLIALLDNIKSFHSFKSIGKSKEELSKLKSTQESKDYIRFIPKLFPILVVSLLSTGILSLLQSALPIDLVLGGVNRPAINNSSIGILIAIQLSLLLLIQWPIGNWLTKKDVRFGLGLSLYSFSIGCLLLSLSSIFKEGLILTAIGLIAVSIGLASFLPTATEAIVQISPERYRGITMAVYSQCFGISALLAPLIAGIIIDTNGNAVLLWSLTSFCCIAVTPLIQKIKPIIT
- a CDS encoding pentapeptide repeat-containing protein — protein: MIKYRLLLRLVAFLLGGFLLITPYSSAHAVLQEGDEVPNYVRSQITGIDLHGQDLSKSSIAGATARDANLSDVDLHGTVVTLADLKGSNLNGIDLTDTLSDRVNFQKTDLRNAVLVNMIASGSSFAGALIAGADFSDSVLDRDDQRNLCEIAEGVNPKTGIATRDSLECSDNLGGYKPAMPGS
- the fldA gene encoding flavodoxin FldA — encoded protein: MTVGIYFATTTGKTEDIAERLHGLLDGAESPRDMSDVDDLNEFTNHEGIICGIPTWNTGADSERSGTAWDALLEEIGSLNLSGKKVAIFGLGDSSTYTENYCDAMEELHRFFKKAGATMVGYVSTKEYTFDESKSAIGDVFCGLPLDEDSESDMTDARISQWSEQLKQEMSGI